Part of the Gammaproteobacteria bacterium genome is shown below.
AATTAAGCAACATTGATCATCTCATAATGATGCGGTGACTGGTACTGCAATGTTTGATGGATACGTTGCCGGTTATAAAATATTTCTATGTAATCAAAGATAGCGGCTTTTGCCGCTTCTCGTGTTGGGTAGTTTTGATAATGTATCAATTCGTTTTTTAAGTTGTTAAAAAAGCTTTCTGCAACCGCATTATCCCAGCAATCTTTTTTGCGACTCATGCTAGAGATCATGTGGTGGCGTTGTAATGTTTCTCGGTAGTGATGGGCTGCATATAGCTGTCCGCGATCCATATGATGAATAAGCCCTGGCGTGGGTCGACGCTGCGCAATCGCCATGTTCAGCGCATCTAAGACCAATGCTTGATTGTTGCGATCTGACATTGACCAACCGACGATCTTTCTCGAATACAAATCCAGCACAATCGCGAGATACAACCAACCGCTGCGTGTGGCGATAAAGGTAACGTCACCCACCCAAACACGATTCGGTTGATCAACTGTAAATTGACGCTGTAATAAATTCGGCGCGATCCATCCTTGGTATTTCGATTGTGTCGTCACCTTAAAGCGCGTACGGCGTTTGGCTTCAATGTGATGTACGAGACGCAAACGTGCAACGC
Proteins encoded:
- a CDS encoding IS3 family transposase, which produces MKYAFIEQHQKTFAVRSLCRVLRVSASGYYDWLTRPVSKHAHEDKRLVTEIKKIHQQSRGNYGAVKTWKALNQQGVACGKHRVARLRLVHHIEAKRRTRFKVTTQSKYQGWIAPNLLQRQFTVDQPNRVWVGDVTFIATRSGWLYLAIVLDLYSRKIVGWSMSDRNNQALVLDALNMAIAQRRPTPGLIHHMDRGQLYAAHHYRETLQRHHMISSMSRKKDCWDNAVAESFFNNLKNELIHYQNYPTREAAKAAIFDYIEIFYNRQRIHQTLQYQSPHHYEMINVA